GGCCGAGGGCGCGGCCAACGTGGTGTTCCGCCGCGAGATAGCCGCCGCCGACGACCCCGAGGCCATGCGCCGGCAGAAGATCGACGAGTACCGCGACGAGCTGGTGCACCCGTACTACGCGGCGGAGCGCGGGCTCGTCGACGACGTCATCGACCCCCGCGAGACCCGCTCGGTGCTGTGCCGTGCGGTCGCCATGCTCTCCGCCAAGGACGCCGACCTGCCGCGCCGCAAGCACGGCAACCCGCCCCAGTAGGCAACCCGCCCCAGTAGGCAACCCGTCCCAGTAGAAGGTGATCGAGATGACCGATTCCCGGCTTTCCCAGCTCCTCAGCGTGGATCGCGGCAACCCCGGGCCCGAGGAGCTCGCCGCGCTCACGGCGGCGCTCGTCGTCCGGCTCGCCGGGGAGGCCTCGGCGGACGCGCCCTCCGCAGGGCGGCGCGATGCGGCGGGGTGGCGGCGACCGGAGCGCGCCTCCATGTTCGAGGGCCCGCGCTCGTGGCGGGCGGCCGGGCGGGGCGGGGCCCGCGTCTGAGGGCCGCGCCGTCGTCGAACCGCGGAAACGCCGCCGAGCCGCGGAAGCGTCGTCGGACCGTGGAAACGTCGTCGGAAAGACATCCAGAGTTGACATCCGGTGCGCGGTACCCGTGTAGTGTGGAACCGGAGGAGGATTCCGGTTCCGCCTAACCCTTAGGAGCTATTCCCATGTCTGCCTCAGACTCCACGCTCGACCAGCGCGCACCGTTAGACACCAAGCAGACCCCTGAGGGCCGCAAGCCCGGGATCATCCTGGCGTTCATCGGCGTCGCGCAGTTCATGGTGTTCCTCGACGTGTCGATCGTGAACGTCGCCCTGCCGTCCATCCAGGACAGCCTCAAGATGCCCGAGGTGAACCTGGAGTACATCATCACCGCCTACGGCACCGTGCTCGGCGGATTCCTGCTGCTCGGCGGCCGGTTGGCCGACCGGTTCGGCCGCCGCCGGATGCTCCAGAGCGGACTCGTCGTCTTCGCCCTGACGTCGCTGGTGGCCGGACTGGCCCAGAACGACGCGATGCTGATCGGCGCGCGCGCCGTCCAGGGCCTCGGCTCGGCGCTCATCGCCCCGGCCGCCCTGTCCATCCTGACCAACACCTTCGCCGAGGGCCCCGCGCGCAACAAGGCGCTGGGCATCTGGGGCGCGCTGACCGGCATGGCGTCGGTCGCCGGCGTCATCCTGGGCGGCCTGCTCACGCAGGGCCCGGGCTGGCGCTGGATCTTCTTCATCAACGTGCCGATCGGCCTCGTGGCCGCGGCGATCGCTCCGACGATCGTGCGGGAGGGCCGGGGCAAGAGCCGGGAGACCTTCGACACCGCCGGCGCCGTCGCCCTCACGGCCTCGCTGCTGCTGCTGATCTTCACCCTCGGCGAGGCCGTCTACGTCGGCTGGACCACCTTCCGCACCATCGGCAGCCTGGTCGGCGTGGTCGTGCTGCTCGTGGCCTTCCTGGTGATCGAGTCGCGGGCCGCCTCGCCGCTGATCCCGCTCAGCATCTTCCGGCTGCGGGCCCTGCGGACCGCGAACGTCGCCACCGTGCTGCTCTTCGGCACCACGGTGACCCTGTTCTTCTTCGCCAGCCTCTTCATGCAGCAGGTCTACGGCTACTCGCCGACCCGCGCCGGCCTGGCCTACGTCCCCCTCGCCATCGTCGTGTCCGTCGGCGCCGGCCTCGCCTCGAACCTGGTCACCAAGGTCGCGGCCAAGCCGGTGCTCCTGGTCGGACTCACGCTCACCTCCGTGGGACTCTTCCTGCTCTGGCGCGCACCCGCCTACGGCAGCTACGCCGTCGACCTGCTGCCCGCCTTCCTGATCGTCGGACTCGGACTCGGCATGTCCTTCGTGACGCTGCAGATCACGGCGTTCGTCGGCGTCGGGAAGGAGGAGTCGGGCCTGGCCGCCGGACTCATCAACACCAGCCA
The DNA window shown above is from Streptomyces vietnamensis and carries:
- a CDS encoding acyl-CoA carboxylase subunit epsilon; the encoded protein is MTDSRLSQLLSVDRGNPGPEELAALTAALVVRLAGEASADAPSAGRRDAAGWRRPERASMFEGPRSWRAAGRGGARV
- a CDS encoding MFS transporter, with product MSASDSTLDQRAPLDTKQTPEGRKPGIILAFIGVAQFMVFLDVSIVNVALPSIQDSLKMPEVNLEYIITAYGTVLGGFLLLGGRLADRFGRRRMLQSGLVVFALTSLVAGLAQNDAMLIGARAVQGLGSALIAPAALSILTNTFAEGPARNKALGIWGALTGMASVAGVILGGLLTQGPGWRWIFFINVPIGLVAAAIAPTIVREGRGKSRETFDTAGAVALTASLLLLIFTLGEAVYVGWTTFRTIGSLVGVVVLLVAFLVIESRAASPLIPLSIFRLRALRTANVATVLLFGTTVTLFFFASLFMQQVYGYSPTRAGLAYVPLAIVVSVGAGLASNLVTKVAAKPVLLVGLTLTSVGLFLLWRAPAYGSYAVDLLPAFLIVGLGLGMSFVTLQITAFVGVGKEESGLAAGLINTSQEAGGALGVAIAATIAFSKIAPLKAAAHGDPVLLRYGRAEVFHQAFLVGICFSVGALLLAVALLPWARPSERPDTLPVA